acctgtgactcagtttcctgcTAGAACCAGTGGGCAATTCCCTGGAGAGTCCTGCACTCTCTGAGTCGGTATCTTGGCCCAGGACTcaaggagaaggagggcagaagATGAGGTGTCGAGGTGTCGTTCTGTGCCTCAGCTTGTCCCTATCCCCTCCCTCGCCCCAGTCAGGGGtccccaggggaggggggcggctgAGCTTGAGAACTGCTAATGAAGCCGCAGCCAATTAACGCCCGGGCCAGAGTAGGGGGCGGATAAAATtagcagcggcggcggcaggaGGGAgctgcaggggcggggcggggagggtgggCAGCTGGCTGAAGGGGGCCTCGTTTGCAGGCGGCGAACGGCGGCGACGCGGCCCGGCTCTCCAAAGTCGCGCTcgtcccttcccccaccccctcgtctctggcctccctccctctctcagccGTCTGCAAACTCAGCGCCCACGAAattaggaaggaaaaggaagatcgATGACTCCAGATGCCGCAAACACcgatccccctcccccccacctgccGCCTCCCGCCAGCCCCTCGGAGCTTAGCAGGTTGTCAGCGCTCTGCCTACGCTGTCCCTGCAACTCCATCCCATTTCAAGGCCTTATACCTCCTCCCCCAAGTCGTGTCAACTGTCCGCTGGTAGTCCCCTCTCAGGTCTCATCCCCACTCGATCTGCTGCTGCTTCACCTCGCCCACCTCAGGGAGAAAATCCCCATCTCAGTCAGAGCTCCTACCGCAAGGGTCGCCCTCGTCTCTCCCTGATCTGGTCCTGGATGACCTCCAAGGTGTTAGCTCCCTCAATATTTGCCTCAGTTGCCACGAGCCGCCGAGGGAGGAGGCCCTGGCCAGGTCTCTGCCACCCTTAAACCCACAGCACCACCCCCTTCCCTACGAAGGTCTCTCACACAGACACGTATTGgatttcactttattttgttcCCTTTCCCGTCTGTTTTGGCGTAGAAAAATATCACCAAGAGGAAGCAGCCGGAAAGGGGCAGGTGGAGCAGGACTGCAGGGACGAGAGGGAGGCGGGCAGAGAGGGCAGGCGCCCAGTCGATCGCCTAGGCCCAGGAGTTCTGCTTCCGCTACCCTAATTAGGGTTTCGGGGAAAGGCGGACAGGCATACCGGCAGGCAGAAGGGGTCGGGGATAGGCCGCAGTTTATAGGCCTCACAGTCTTTACGTGGGGACAGGGTGGAACAGGAGGACAAGCGCCTGGGGGTAAGAAAGGGTGCGACGAGGGTGCCAGGCCAGGCGTCATTAAAGATGCGGACAAAGGGAATGTCCAGCCCAGCGCCTGCGGCATGAGAGGGGGACCCACGGCAGACGTGAGGGACGCTGGGACCGCCTCCAAGCCCCGCCTATTCTAGGCCTGCGCTCTTGCCTCTTCACTTTGGGAGGCAGCGGAGGGGGCtacctctccccccccacccccgccgccccacTGCCTCGTGGGGACTCCCCATGAGGAAAGGGTGGACCTACGCGGCTGATGGCTGATGGTCCCCGGGAGGGCTGTTCCTTTCGCCCTCGGAATGGAAGGGGTGGACGCGGCCACAGGAGCTGCGGGGCACAGGGAGGGGTCCCACTTGGGGAGGCCGGGATTTGGCGGGAAGCTTAGGGCCCAGGCGAGGGCGAGGCGCGCTACCCAAAGTAAGGGTGCTCACTCTGGAAGTTATAGTCTGGGCACACCTTCTGCACCAGTTTGTAGTCAAAGCTGAGGAAGGAGACGAAGATGCAGATGACTTTGAAGGGCTTGGCGCAGAGCCAGGCGGCATGGCTCTGCGTGTGCTCGGTGAAGCACACCTGCGACGGGTCGTACAGGCACGGGCGGTGCTTGCGCGCGCGGTTTGTCTTCTCATACTCCACGTGGCAGTTGAAAGCGCGAGACTCTTTGGCCCCGGGCACTCCCAGCGCGCCCCCGAATGGGCCCGCCAGCGCGCCCCCGAGGGTACCCCCTAGCCCGGGTCCCGCGGCCGCTATCCCCAGCGGGGGCCCCAGCCCGGGGAGCACCCCTTCCAGGGCCAGCGTAGACTGCAGCGGGTGGGGAGCCGGCCCGGGCAGCCAGACGCCCCCAAACTCGACACGCTTGGAGGGCGGCACGATACTGACGCTGAGGTTGCCCAGGCTAGACGAGTTGTGGCGGAAGTACACGCTGAAGGTACCGTTCACGTGGTCCACGATCTTGCCGGTCACCAGCAGCGAGAACTTGAGCGTGTGTACCCGGAAGTAGAAGTCCCCCCAGCCAAAGATCTTTTTGGCGCGGGCCGCTTTGATAGACGGCTTCCTCTTGGTGCGCCGCGCAGGCAGCGCCCCCGCCCGGGCCAGCGCCCGGGTGTGATTAGCCGGCCAGGCCCAGCTCCAGGCGCCTGCGGTGCCCAGGCCGTGGGAAGCCCTCGGCACCGCGAGCTGTTGGCCAGGGGCGCCCCCTCTGGCCGCGGCGGGGCGCAGCTCCAGGTACTGCGGCCTCCCGGACTCCGGAATCTGGGCACTGACGACCTGTGGACGGAGAAAGAGCAGAAAAGAGAGACGCTGGAGTTGTCCTTGGCCATCCCAGGGCCCTANNNNNNNNNNNNNNNNNNNNNNNNNNNNNNNNNNNNNNNNNNNNNNNNNNNNNNNNNNNNNNNNNNNNNNNNNNNNNNNNNNNNNNNNNNNNNNNNNNNNGTTCGGGTGGCaccccccggcccctccccccccccccgccccccccccccccccccccggccagcCCCTTTCCCCAGCCGCTAGGAGCCCAAAGGGAACTGGGCAGTCCACAGTCAGTGGTTCCGGGAGCGTGTACTGGTGCAGGCCGGCAGCCCTTCAGCCCTCTGTGCTCTTGGCCAAGTCACCGACCAgtactcagtttctccatctgtgaaatgacaCTGAGAATCCATGTGTTCTCAGAGAACTCCGATGCGAGCTGAGAAAGGCAAAAAAGCCAAAGCCCGCGAGGGTAGAGTAGGGAGTGGAGCTGTGGACGCGGTCTGCGTCTCCCCTGGCCTGGAACCTGCTTGGTTCCGAGTAATGGTGGACCAGGGAGGAGGTGGACTCAGGCAGTCCAGGCCATGACCGCTGTCAACATCCCAGCATCAGGAAAGAAGTGACCTCCCAACACCTCTGCCCAGACTAAAGCCCCCACGCAGGCCTCAGCCTCCACTCCCTTGCGGGGAGGGGCCCGGGAAACCGATTGAACTAAGAGCCCTGGAGAGTCTCTGCGCTGTGGGTTGAGGCTGGGGGGCTCCGCGGGCACCGCTCTCCGCCTCCGGCACTCTTACTGTGGGGGAGGCCGCCTAGTGGTCCTTGCCGGGGCTTGGAGGGGGCCGGAGGACCAACCCCGCCCGCCCTCACCCGTCTCCGGCTGTCTCAGGTGGCGGCCGATCTGGGAGACAGCGCGGGCGCGAGTACAAGATGGATCGAGAGGCGGGAGCGGCCGGGCCAGGCCCGGGCCATCAATTAtctggggcgggtgggggggggcggggggtggccgGGAGGGAAGGAGACGTGTGAGAGCCAGAGGAAGAAATATGGAGATGCCGCTCCAGcgaggggggcgggagggagaggAGCCGCGGTGTCAGAGTGTGTCAGGCAGACCGTTAGCTGTGGCCTGCTGGCGTGGCCCTTGCTGCCCAGNNNNNNNNNNNNNNNNNNNNNNNNNNNNNNNNNNNNNNNNNNNNNNNNNNNNNNNNNNNNNNNNNNNNNNNNNNNNNNNNNNNNNNNNNNNNNNNNNNNNNNNNNNNNNNNNNNNNNNNNNNNNNNNNNNNNNNNNNNNNNNNNNNNNNNNNNNNNNNNNNNNNNNNNNNNNNNNNNNNNNNNNNNNNNNNNNNNNNNNNNNNNNNNNNNNNNNNNNNNNNNNNNNNNNNNNNNNNNNNNNNNNNNNNNNNNNNNNNNNNNNNNNNNNNNNNNNNNNNNNNNNNNNNNNNNNNNNNNNNNNNNNNNNNNNNNNNNNNNNNNNNNNNNNNNNNNNNNNNNNNNNNNNNNNNNNNNNNNNNNNNNNNNNNNNNNNNNNNNNNNNNNNNNNNNNNNNNNNNNNGGTTGTGTGTGTGCCTGGGTTGTGTGTGTGCCTGGTTGTGCGTGTGCCTGGGTTGTGCATGCGCCTGGTTGTGCGTATGCCTGAGTTGTGCATGCGTCTGGTTGTGCATGTGCCCGGGTGCACTGTGTGTGCCCGCGGGCTGGTCTGAGTGAGGCTGTCGGTCAGCTTGTGGTGCTTGTGGTCGGTGTGAGGGTGTAGTTGTACGCCTGGGTTGGCTGTGTCTGGTTCTCGGGAGCTGTTACTTTTCCAGTGTGAGCCCCTATCATCCTCTGGCCATGTGTCAAGCTCTTTCTCAAGGGTGTGTGTCACCATACCCACAATGACAGAACGAACAAGTGCGGTCTGTTCCCGGAGGGGAGGGGTGCATTTGTGTGAGTATATGACTGGTCCCTGGGGGGTTCCCCCGCACTGGCCTGCAGGCTGAGCTTTGGGTAGGTAAAGAGGCCTGGGAGCATGGGTGCCCCCCTCTGTTTGCACATGCCCTGTGAACACACCAGGAGTCCACAAGGGACAGGAATGCCGGAGTCAAGCTGCTGGGCTAGAATCTCCACGGCCTGGTCCCCAGCCCCGCAGCACTGCGATCCCGGGTTATTAATGCCGCCGCCGCCACCCGCTCGTCATACATATTTATCGCCCCCCTCATTCCTCCTCCCGTccatccctcctcccagctcaggtgaggggggcgggggcggcaaGAGTGATTGACTCAGACAGACAAGCTTGAGCTAGCAGCTAACACCAGGAGGGTGGGCCTGAGAAGGACAGTGGGAAGGGTCCCAGGCCAccgtggggggagagggggcaaggCAGGCGTCCAAGGAGGTAAGCTTGGAGAGGGCAGGGCCTGAGCCTCAGGGAGGTCATTGGAGAAAGGGAGTGCATAAAGCTTCCAGAGAAAGTCAAAGAAGGGGGGAGTCATTTGAACTCTGACTCCTAATCTCCTCACCCTTCTGGACCCAACATTGCCTTCCCAGGGGCATCCATCAGTCTCCAGTCACCTGCTCTTATGACTCCGAATGCCTCTGAGACACCCCCTCCCAGTACACCCCCGCAGCGCTCGTAGTCCTGCATCCAGCCCAGGACTTGTCAAGGGCTGCTTCAGTCCAGCGACTCCTCGCaggcaggagctgggagagggaaggaggtttGGCTGGGTGGTGAGGGGTGCTGGGGGtctccccgcccccggcccccac
The sequence above is drawn from the Neomonachus schauinslandi chromosome 5, ASM220157v2, whole genome shotgun sequence genome and encodes:
- the NXPH4 gene encoding neurexophilin-4, encoding MRLLPEWLLLLFGPWLLRKVVSAQIPESGRPQYLELRPAAARGGAPGQQLAVPRASHGLGTAGAWSWAWPANHTRALARAGALPARRTKRKPSIKAARAKKIFGWGDFYFRVHTLKFSLLVTGKIVDHVNGTFSVYFRHNSSSLGNLSVSIVPPSKRVEFGGVWLPGPAPHPLQSTLALEGVLPGLGPPLGIAAAGPGLGGTLGGALAGPFGGALGVPGAKESRAFNCHVEYEKTNRARKHRPCLYDPSQVCFTEHTQSHAAWLCAKPFKVICIFVSFLSFDYKLVQKVCPDYNFQSEHPYFG